One Aegilops tauschii subsp. strangulata cultivar AL8/78 chromosome 2, Aet v6.0, whole genome shotgun sequence genomic window, aatgaataaccgtattgcaataaacatgatccaatcatattatgctcaacgcaaacaccaaataacatttattttaggttcaacactaatcccgaaggtaaagggagtgtccgatggtgatcttatcaaccttggaatcacttccaacacacatcgtcaccttgccctcaactagtctttgttcattttgtaactcttgtttcgagttactaatcatagtaactgaaccagtatcaaataaccaggggctactatgaacactagtaaagtacacatcaataacatgtatatcatatatacttttgttcactttgccatccttcttatccgccaagtatttggggcagttctgcttccagtgaccatttccttcgcagtagaagcactcagtttcaggcttgggtctagttttgggcttcttcatgggagtggcaacttgcttgccattcttcttgaagttccctttcccttgcccttttacttgaagcTAGTGgttttgtcaaccatcaacatttgatgcttttcttgatttctacctccgttgatttcagcatcacgaagagctcgggaattgttttcgtcatcccttgcgtattatagttcatcacgaagttccagtaacttggtgatagtgactagagaactctttcaatcactattttatctggaatattaactcccacttgattcaagcgattgtagtactcagacaatctgagcacatgctcactggttgagctattctcctccatcttgtaggcaaagtacttgtcagagatctcatacctctcgactcgggcatgagtctgaaatacctatttcagctcttggaacatcttatatgctccgtggcgttcaaaacctttttgaagtcccggttctaagccataaagcatggcgcacttaactatcaagtagttatcataccgagcttgccaaacgttcataacgtctgcatttgctcctgcaataggtccgtcaattagcggtgcatcaaggacataattcttctgtgcagcaatgaggaaatcCTCAAATCACgaacctagtccgcatcattgctactatcatctttcaacatagtttttctctaggaacatatcaaaaataaacagggagctacatcgcgagctattgatctacaacatagttatgcaaatactaccaggacaaagttcatgataaattaaagttcaattaatcatattacttaagaactcccacttagatagacatccctctaatcatctaaatgatcacgtgatccatatcaactaaaccatgtccgatcatcacgtgagatggagtagttttcaatggtgaacatcactatgttgatcatatctactatatgattcacgctcgacctttcggtctcagtgttccgaggccatatctgcatatacTAGGCTCGtaaagtttaacccgagtattctgcatgcgcaaaactggcttgcacccgttgtatgtgaacgtagagcttatcacacccgatcatcacgtggtgtctcggcacgacgaactgtcacaatggtgcatactcagggagaacacttataccttgaaatttagtgagagatcatcttataatgctaccgccgaactaagcaaaataagatgcataaaggataaacatcacatgcaatcaatataagtgatatgatatggccatcatcatcttgtgcatttgatctccatctccaaagcaccgcatgatcaccattgtcaccggcttgacaccttgatctccatcgaagcatcgttgtcgtctcgccaactattgcttctacaactatcgctaccgcttagtgataaagtaaagcaattacatggcgattgcatttcatacaataaagcgacaaccatatggctcctgccagttgtcgataactgtgttacaaaacatgatcatcttatacaacaatttatataatcacgtcttgaccatatcacatcacaacatgccctgcaaaaacaagttagacgtcctctactttgttgttgcaagttttacgtggctgctacgggcttagcaagaaccgttcttacctacacatcaaaaccacaacgatttttcgtcaagtttgctgttttaaccttcaacaaggaccggacgtagtcacacttgattcaactaaagttggagaaacagacacccactagccacctgtgtgcgaagcacgtctgtagaaccagtctcgtgtaagcgtacgcgtaatgtcggtctgagccgcttcatccaacaataccgcccaatcaaagtatgacatgctggtaagcagtatgactattatcgtccacaactctttgtgttctactcgtgcatataacatctacgcatagacctgactcagatgccactgtaggggaacgcagtaatttaaaaaaaattcctacgcacacacaagatctatctaggtgatgcatagcaacgagaggggagagtgttgtctacgtacccttgtagaccgaaagcggaagcgtttagtagcgcggttgatgtagtagatcgacttcgcgatccaaccgatccaagtatcgaacgtacggcacctccgcgatctgcacacgttcagctcggtgacgtccgtcgaactcttgatccagttgaggccgagggagagttccgtcagcacgacggcgtggtgacggtgatgacgaagatccaagtaccaaacgtacaacacctctgcgatctgcacatgttcagctcggtgacgtccctcgaactcttgatccagttgaggctgagggagagttccgtcagcacgatggcgtggtgacgatgatgatgaagttaccggcgcagggctttgcctaagtactacgacgatatgaccgaggtatGTAACTATGGAGAGGGACACCACACATGGCTAAGAAAAATCTTGGAGTGCTATTGGGGTgtcccctggccacgtatataaaggaggggagggaagaggtggccggcccaaggggggcgcgccaggtgtggggaatcctactaggactccccagtccaagtaggattcccctcctctttcctattcctagtaggagaaggagagaaggaggaagaggggagaaggaaggaggggggcgccgccccttcctagtccaattcggaccagcccgtgggggggcggccaccccttgaggcccttttctcctttcctgtatggcctattaaggcccactacttcccccggcgaattcccgtaactctccggtacttcgaaaaatacccgaatcactcggaacctttccgatgtccgaatatatccttccaatatatcgatctttacatctcggccatttcgagactcctcgtcatgtccgtgatctcatccgggacttcgaacaaacttcggtcatcaaatcacataaactcataatacaaatcgtaatcaaacgttaagcgtgcggaccctatgggttcgagaactatgtagacatgaccgagacacatctccggtcaataaccaatagcggaacctggatgctcatattggctcctacatattctacgaagatctttatcggtcaaaccgcataacaacatacgttgttccctttgtcatcgatatgttacttgcccgagattcgatcgtcggtatcaacatacctagttcaatctcgttaccgacaagtctctttactcgttctgtaatgcatcatcccgtaactaactcattagtcacattgcttgcaaggcttatagtgatgatcattaccgagaaggcccagagatacctctccgatacacggagtgacaaatcctaatctcgatctatgccaacccaacaaacaccttcggagacacctgtagagtatctttataatcacccagttacgttgtgacttttgatagcacactaagtgttcctctggtattcgggagttgcataatctcatagtcataggaacatgtataagtcatgaacaaagcaatagcaataaactaaacgataatagtgctaagctaacggatgggtcttgtccatcacatcattctctaatgatgtgatcccgttcatcaaatgacaacacatgtctatggctaggaaacttaaccacatttgattaatgagctagtctagtagaggcatactaggacactctgtttgtctatgtattcacacatgtactaagtttctagttaatacaattttagcatgaataataaacatttatcataatataaggaaataaataacaactttattattgcctctagggcatatttccttcacctgtTAATCATTGAAATTGACGAGGGAAAAGTTCAAGTACTGGACTCACTTCTTAAAAAATCTAAATGATACAACAGCCTGAAGTCGATGctcaacaggtaatttcaatcattatcacactatgtcggcctctttagttcatttcctgatatcaattaattaataactcctttattcattttctttgttgggcagggtttggaaaaaatTCATCAAAGAGGTTGTCGGCCCATGGAAACCAACGCTGAAATGGTGGCGACCCAgggtaattaagtagtactagctacgTCCGCGCATCTTTTTAATTCTAGTTTCAATACAATTGTCATGCTTGATTATTATCTGATTGGATTCTATTCTAGTAAAGTGCATGAGGCAGGTATCAGGAAATAATTTGTGTGCATACTACATTTGCGAGAACATTCACATGATGACCGAAAGGAGCAAAGATGCAAGAAATCATTGGGTACGTAAACATAATTCACAATTCTTTTTATCATGATCTAATATATATACACACAACTAATATATtaatattgatctccttctttaATAAAGATGCAACAGATGCGGGATCAGCTCCTACCAATGGaccgcatacgagcacttcaagaggaaatgaCGAGATTTTTGCTTGACCAGGTCATAGCTCCCGAAAGAGAATACCATTTCACCTAATGTCTGCATGTAATGATCTGCAAATtataggagaaattgtatataccaaattgtgtatatatatatgtgtgtgtgtgtgtgtatgcaTGGTCGTACAAGAAATTCTATGATATATGATTGGTTCTACGAGAAATTTTattatatatgcataacgtgtacagtaTGTAGTAGCATAAAATATatttgaaatgaaaaaaaatggaaatacaaaatgaaaagaaaaaaaataaacaatAAACCTCTaaacctttagtcccagttggtgtcatcaaccgggactaaaggtccccagCCCCCGGCGCGCGCTGCCGGCCGCATGGAAGGGATTTAGTCCCGGgtcgtggccaaccgggactaaagggtgggggCCTCTAGTCCCTACTTATAAGTTCCAATTGCTGACCCGAgactaaaggcccttacaaaccgggactaaatgtCGATCCTCTACTAGTGAGTACTCCCTCTATtctaaaataagtgtctcaaccttATTAGTACAACTTTGTGTTAAAATTAGTACAAAATTGAGACACTTATTATCTGAGACCGAGGGAGTACAACATATATAATATCACAAGTAGGATTAGTATTAGTACAGGTCCGTTAGCTATTAGTACAGGTCGGTTGGCTACTAGGCTATCCtacccatatatatatatatatatatacacttgTCCCCTGCCCCTTGTACCAAGAGATCAAAAGAAATAGAAAAGCCCACGAGCGACACGCACCTGCAGCTATCACGAAAGTCTTCCTGATCTGTTTCTTAGTTCGTCAAAGTTGACGCGATCCAGTTTTTTCGTCGAGATCGATCCGATTAGAGCCGTTGACGTGCGTACGTCTAAAGCTAAGACGTACACGTACCGCAAGCTAGCCAAGAATCAATCAAGATATCATGCAAATCCCTTCGTATCGTAACGGGTAATTAATAATTGATGAGAACTGGTCAGCCCTTGAAGGGTCTGAAGATATGTACCGACGCTTGGTTGACAATTGAGACTCCATCTCCTGACAGATAGATTAATTAATTCTTCTTTTGATACGACCGCATGTAATTTAAGAACGATGCCTGTGTGTTTGAAgaagtaacttggactagtaacattcATATGTTAATATTCTATATTATTATCTTTATAGTAAGAAGTAATATATATATACAGCTTCCAACGAAGAGCAAACAACCATTGTGGCCCTAGACACTAGCTCAGGAGCGGGAGATGTGGGCAACGGCAGGCAAGAGACGAAGTGAGGAGAGCGGGTCAAGCGGCCGCCCCACATAAAATTTTGGGCATCAAATGGTAAAATAGACATCACCTCCTCGATCGGCTCATGGACGGAAAAAAATATCCATCAAAGAGTTTCTAGATCTAGAGATGGGGACGGAAAAAGTTTTCCCACCGAGTTTTAAGTTGAGGTCATCGAGTGTCGGAGCATCTATGCGGAGCTTTTCTGGGGATGCCCGATCAAAAGATCAAAGTCGTGGACCTCGAAATCGTGAAAGTCTAGGAAGGCATCAACATCTTCATGCATTATGCATACGCCGTGTAGAATTCCAAACCCTTCAAGGATGAGTCTGGATGGACTTTTAAAGGATTTATCGGTTGGAGCCAGAGATCTTTGCCTAAAATGGCTAGCGAAAGAAGTTGAGATGAGGTTAGCTCCTACCGTGGGATTGTACAAGGAGGAAGTACCGGCTGAACCTCAGCTCGGTGCACCAACGTAAGAAAACAtagcaaacattttttaaaaacttaAAACTTTatgggcatgatcatgaacaaaTGTTATGGGGCGCTTGTAAAGTTTGATGGTCAAATAACATATGACTGTACAAAAAAGATAAAATTACAAAGGGGCGTCATCTTTTGCAGGGGCTCTACCAAACGAGGAAACTAAAACAGCCCAGCCTGTTTTCCAAAAATGGTTCACCGAAGGTAGGCGTAGGCAATAGCATGCACAGGGGATATGGAGCCAATGGGGGTGAAGTGGATTAGTATAGGTAAGCTTAGACACAAAACATATATTAAACTCTTCATACTATTATATTCTAATAACTTTGCGGAATTGGTCTCTACCTCCACCGTTTCCCTTTTTCGTGTACGGAACTTATTGACCAGTTGTGTAACCATTTCTTCAACTATGACAGATGATGCTTAAACTATATATACAGTTGCCGCCTTCTATATATATAGCACGCATCTCTCGCTCACAGCCATAGTTGCCACTCCTGCATCAATCATGGCAAGGACACCGAGGACGACAATTTTACACCTTGTCCTAACCCTCTGCATCCTCTCGGCTCAAAGCACACCCTCTTTAGCTTCCAGTGCAATCGATGAattccttggctgcctctccgCGGACATCCCGTCTCGCCTCATCCAGACCCCGGCAACCCCGTCCTACTCTGCCCTCCTGCTTTCCACCGCCTGGAACCTCCGCTACATCCTGCCGGACACCTCGAAGCCTATAGGGATCATCGCGGCCACCGAGCACGCCCACGTGCAGACCACCGTGCGCTGCGGCCGCCGCCACGGCGTCCGCGTTCGCGTGCGCAGTGGCGGCCACGACTACGAGGGCCTCTCCTACGCCTCCGTCCACCTCCACAACCAGGCCTTCGCGGTGCTGGACCTCGCCGCTCTCCGGGCGATCCACGTCGACCAGGCGCGTGCTGAGGCATGGGTCGAGTCCGGCGCCACCGTCGGCGAGCTCTACTACGCCGTCGGCGCCGCCAGCCGCTCGCTCGGGTTCCCCGCGGGCTCCTGCCCCACCATGGGCATCGGTGGCCACCTCAGCGGCGGCGGGTTCGGCTCGCTGGCACGCAAGTACGGTCTCTCCGCCGACAACGTCCTCGACGCCGTTGTCGTGGACGCCGACGGAAGGCTGATGAACAGGAGCACCATGGGGGAGGACCTCTTCTGGGCTATCTGTGGCGGAGGCGGCGAGAGCTTCGGCGTCGTGCTGTCGTGGAAGGTGCGGCTAGTCCCCGTGCCGGAGACCGTCACGGTGTTCAGCATCATCCGGTCAAGGAACCAATCTGCCATCGAATTGATTACCAAATGGCAAGAGATCGCGCCGGTTTTACCTCAAAACCTCTACCTCCGCGTGCTCGTGCTGAACCAGCGGGCTACTTTCCAGGCTTTGTTTCTTGGCCGGTGCGGCTGCCTCCACGGGCTCATGCAAGATCGCTTCCCTGAGCTTGGAATGACGAAGCAAAATTGCCAGGAGGTTAGCTGGGTCCAGTCCACGGTCTTCTTCGGCTTCTCCACGACGTCCATACCAACGGAGCAGCTCCTCAACAGGAGCAGCAATCCGCGCTACTATCTCAAGGCCAAGTCCGACCACGTGCAAGAGCCCATTCCAAGGGACGTGTGGGAGAGCATATGGACGGCGTGGCTCGAGAAGCCcgaggccgcgctgctcatgctGGACCCTTACGGCGGCTTGATGAGCAGCATCTCGCCATCGAAAACGCCGTTCCCGCACCGGCAGGGGAACCTTTACCAGCTCCAGTACTACTCGTTCTGGTACGAGAACGGGACGGCAGCAGCGGAGAAGCGAATGAGCTGGGTCAGGGGACTGTACAAGGAGATGGAGCCTTACGTGTCCAAGAACCCAAGGGCTGTGTATGTCAACTACAGGGACCTTGACCTCGGGACGAATGAGTTGGACGGCAACGTGACGAGCTATGAGAAGGCTAGAGTCTGGGGAGAGAAGTATTTCAAAGGAAATTTTAAGAGGTTGGCAGCTGTGAAGGCCATGGTGGATCCCGATGATTTCTTCAAGAACGAGCAGAGTATCCCTCCTCTTCCCGCTGCCAAAATATAGATTCCATTTGATCTGGTATGGGCGCTTTCATTTCTTTGGAGTGTGCACTGCTCGTGATTGTCTTTGCATGTCTTAGCGGTTTGGTCTTTGAGACTCTTATTTCGGTCTCTATGGCTAAAATCGTGCGTCTTGGTGATGTGACGTGTTTATAATCATGGGTGGAATAAAAAGAAACGTGTATCGTGTCTAGTTtatgaaaaataataaataaaatggAATGATATTGTCCCTTTCTCCAAAGGGTGACTGGGCTCTTCGCTGTGATAGGTGTGTCCTTGCATGAAACACACTACACGGACACGCAATCAAATGTGCATATTAGAGCATCTACACCAGGACTTGACAAATCCGCCTCCCTATAGTTTAGGGTACGAGTTGACCCCGACATGATAAGCATCCTTGATTCTACTCGAGTACCCATAGAGATAGTAAATATGACTCCAGTTAAGACAACAATTACATCATCGCGTCTAGCGATTTTAAAATATGTCCTTTTCTCTCAAAGAGAATGGAAGCATTTCACTTCCCTCAACATAGAGTTCGTGATGCATATGTCCACAAGGCACATATCATCTTTCACCAGATTAACCCCCGTAGAAATCCATATATAGACTTGAAGATTCTCAATATAAAAATCGTTGTAGAATACATACAAATGTCATGTACCAAAGTGCTAATACAATATATTGTGATATACAATATACCATGACAACAATAATTATGTTCTTATTAGAACAGAACTGAACATAAATTATATTGACCACTCAGGAGATTGAGAGACTAGACAAAGTCTTCAACCATGTTAGTTGAGTCGGGTTGATGGTTGAAGTGGGCTTCAAACCTTTGCCCTTAAGGTCCTTTGTGTCTCACAGATTGCTGATACATAAGAGCCAAATGCTGAGATCTGGATTGATATAATACCTTACGGTGTATAAGCCAACATATTTTTTCTGTTAGCGGTGTGCCTCCGACTAGAGGTGAATCCATGGGTCTTGGATTGCACACATTATATCATGAGACACAAGAGTGATCATGATCTCCATGGCCCAGGTGGGGCGGTGGTGGCCATTAAGAGCTTATGCCTCAAATTTTGTAGCCATCGATTACCAGAGATAATTAATTTACGGTCACTAAATTAAAAACTATCATGGTTAATGTTGTAATAGAACTGCAAATATTTGATACTCAAGTGAATAACTTGAAAAATTCTCAACCTCAATTGTGCGAACATAACACATTGCAGATCACAAAGATCTCACAGTAATAGGCTGCATAATCTAACAATGTGAGTAGATGCGCATGTTTCTATTACCGTGTGTATGTTAGCAATttaaaaataaagaaatacacACCGGAGGTAATCGCTTGTCGAGATTGACACAACGCAGACCTTGCAGTAATAGTTGATAGTCTGCAAATGAGCACTAGATCCAACTCATTACCTTGTGATTCCAAATACAATGAGGGAAATATAACTCAAAAAATTGCAAGTTTGATATACGAGAAAAATTAATTCGACCGCAAAAACATGTTCTTGAGAATTTGATGTGGTAAACACATTGAACATGTCAAGTATCAACATACACACATTTCTGGAGTTttgaaactcaacagaaaatggGTTAAATGCATAGCACTAGTAGTTGGACCATGTTGACAGCTCTTTCATTGAGAGTGATGCTTAGGGCATCTTCAATGCAAGACGCCTATATGGGCGCTAAGGGAAATAAAATAAATCTTGGAAAATTAAAAGCCCATCTAAGCGCTGTTTGTTACACGCTGAGCGCTAATTATGGGGGCGCTAAGGGAACCGGCCGCTACACGCAGCCTTCCATCTCGTACGAGAAAATAGCTCGAGCGCTCGGTTCCTTTTCTGGCATCGATGCCGTATATAGCGCCAGGATTGGAAGGCCCAACTGCCCCATCGACCGGGAATTCGATCCTGGCGCCTACGCTAGCGCCCAGCGTTGTAGATGCCCTTATATACAAGTTGGGGGGACGCAACCAGAGGATGCGTCTAACTGCCCGACGGTTAAGACGGGGAAATTTCCCCATAATTAACACATGTTAATTAACTCTACCAAAATTTACCACACCAGTACCCCATCGTGCCCCTGCTGTGGCTGCTACACAGCCCATCCAGCGAAGGGCAAATTTGGTGTTTTGAACCTTTTGCAAAAGTTTAGCCGGATCTGACCCTGGTTTGAAAAAAAATCGGGAACTGACCCTTTTCCTACCGCCGGGGTCTATGGCGGTAGGGTATACGAGCCTACCACCGAGGCCCCTAGTGGTAGCCaacttatccacgtcagcgcGGTGTGCCCCTACCGTCGTCGACTCTGGCGGTAGAAAAAGGGTCAGGTCTCGAAAAGGTTTCAGACTAGGGTAAGCTCCGGCTATACTTTCGCAAATGGTCAAAACACGCAATTTAGCC contains:
- the LOC109737507 gene encoding berberine bridge enzyme-like Cyn d 4 translates to MARTPRTTILHLVLTLCILSAQSTPSLASSAIDEFLGCLSADIPSRLIQTPATPSYSALLLSTAWNLRYILPDTSKPIGIIAATEHAHVQTTVRCGRRHGVRVRVRSGGHDYEGLSYASVHLHNQAFAVLDLAALRAIHVDQARAEAWVESGATVGELYYAVGAASRSLGFPAGSCPTMGIGGHLSGGGFGSLARKYGLSADNVLDAVVVDADGRLMNRSTMGEDLFWAICGGGGESFGVVLSWKVRLVPVPETVTVFSIIRSRNQSAIELITKWQEIAPVLPQNLYLRVLVLNQRATFQALFLGRCGCLHGLMQDRFPELGMTKQNCQEVSWVQSTVFFGFSTTSIPTEQLLNRSSNPRYYLKAKSDHVQEPIPRDVWESIWTAWLEKPEAALLMLDPYGGLMSSISPSKTPFPHRQGNLYQLQYYSFWYENGTAAAEKRMSWVRGLYKEMEPYVSKNPRAVYVNYRDLDLGTNELDGNVTSYEKARVWGEKYFKGNFKRLAAVKAMVDPDDFFKNEQSIPPLPAAKI